In Oncorhynchus gorbuscha isolate QuinsamMale2020 ecotype Even-year linkage group LG08, OgorEven_v1.0, whole genome shotgun sequence, one genomic interval encodes:
- the LOC124040962 gene encoding protein FAM110B-like, which yields MPTETLPSLADSKPTGPGAAFVSTVPLRILNKGPEYFRRQVETNPKRLSAVERLEADKSKYVKSQEVINTKQEPVKPQLLAKPPVCPAVAKRGANGGGCGGVALKTFNNNSKSDTCATTSKRENLNLEILKNLLNSSGSVSEGHAKSATLKPGARSLAPHRSTPTPTTDCTEPTSLRSVAKSLKVPPPAPGRQSPQGGNLNLSRRLLEERGEGNHSPLHASHSSSDIRRLCNGKPLRAARSSSSSSAPPLPPKPSTKVLAPLCDNAPQSPEREPPPPSSATPDEQLELELGSSLARRPSLHRSKSDLSDRYARAGADVERFFNYCGLDPEELESVGVESFARANSDIISLNFRSASMISSDCDQSRHSNEDMTDEEEDVSERVPYGISAVERNARVIKWLYSIKQARESQKVSHV from the coding sequence ATGCCCACCGAGACCCTGCCGTCGCTGGCAGATAGCAAACCCACCGGGCCTGGGGCAGCCTTTGTCTCCACTGTCCCCCTGCGCATACTCAACAAGGGACCCGAGTACTTCCGGCGCCAGGTGGAAACCAACCCTAAGCGGCTGAGCGCCGTGGAGCGGTTGGAGGCGGACAAGTCCAAGTACGTGAAGAGCCAGGAGGTCATCAACACCAAGCAGGAGCCTGTCAAGCCCCAGCTGCTGGCCAAGCCACCTGTCTGCCCCGCCGTGGCCAAGAGAGGGGCGAATGGTGGCGGTTGTGGTGGGGTGGCCCTCAAGACATTCAATAACAACTCCAAGTCGGACACGTGCGCCACCACCAGCAAACGGGAGAACCTTAACCTGGAGATCCTCAAGAACCTCCTGAACAGCTCCGGCTCGGTCTCTGAGGGCCACGCTAAGAGCGCTACTCTAAAACCTGGGGCCAGGAGCTTGGCCCCCCACCGCTCCACCCCCACACCCACCACAGACTGCACTGAGCCCACCAGCCTCCGTTCCGTCGCCAAGTCCCTCAAGGTGCCTCCGCCTGCACCTGGCCGACAGAGCCCCCAGGGGGGGAACCTGAACCTCAGCCGCCGGCTGCTGGAGGAGCGGGGCGAGGGCAATCACTCACCCCTCCATGCCTCCCACAGCTCCTCCGACATCCGCAGGCTGTGCAACGGTAAGCCTCTAAGGGCGGCccgaagcagcagcagcagctccgCACCTCCCTTACCCCCCAAGCCCAGTACCAAAGTCCTGGCCCCCCTCTGCGACAATGCCCCTCAGTCGCCTGAGAGGGAGCCTCCGCCGCCCTCCTCTGCCACCCCAGATGAGCAGTTGGAGCTAGAGTTGGGGAGCTCGTTGGCCCGCCGGCCCTCTCTGCACCGCTCCAAGTCGGACCTGAGCGACCGGTATGCGCGGGCAGGCGCCGACGTGGAACGCTTCTTTAACTACTGTGGGCTGGACCCTGAGGAGCTGGAGAGCGTGGGTGTGGAGAGCTTTGCCCGCGCCAACTCCGACATAATCTCCCTCAACTTCCGCAGCGCTAGCATGATCAGCTCGGACTGTGACCAATCACGGCATAGCAACGAGGACATGACGGACGAGGAGGAAGACGTGAGCGAACGCGTGCCGTACGGAATCTCGGCCGTGGAACGAAACGCCCGCGTCATCAAATGGCTGTACAGCATCAAACAGGCGCGCGAGTCGCAGAAAGTGTCTCATGTCTAA